One window of the Eucalyptus grandis isolate ANBG69807.140 chromosome 6, ASM1654582v1, whole genome shotgun sequence genome contains the following:
- the LOC104451642 gene encoding putative pectinesterase 11 has protein sequence MRSRGQFILYFLLALWSTGTNFSEAGIATRAPKIGRLIRVEPSGKGDFTRIQDAIDAVPSNNLELVFIRVEPGTYHEKIMVPVDKPFITLSGRSASNTIITGSDSGDIFGSPTVSILASNFVGRYLTIQNTYGSGAKAVALRVSGDIVTFLACRITSHQDTLLDHVGRHYYSNCYIEGDVDFIFGNAASLFRKCHVHSVSRGGGFITAQHRSSPSENTGFVFLGCTITGLTNTFLGRPWGPYSRVVFALSYMSSAVLPQGWDDWGDASKQRTAYYGQYECYGPGADTSKRVPWSRVLTGEEVSPLLTTDMVDQQSWFRNAPSLFN, from the exons ATGAGGAGTCGAGGGCAATTCATCCTCTACTTTCTCCTGGCTCTTTGGTCTACCGGCACGAACTTCTCTGAGGCGGGAATTGCGACTCGAGCTCCCAAAATCGGACGCCTCATCCGGGTTGAGCCCTCTGGGAAGGGGGACTTCACGAGGATACAAGACGCCATTGATGCCGTGCCGTCGAACAACTTAGAGCTCGTGTTCATACGGGTCGAGCCAGGGACGTACCACGAGAAAATCATGGTCCCGGTAGACAAGCCTTTCATAACTCTAAGTGGGAGGAGCGCGTCCAACACGATCATCACAGGGAGCGATAGTGGAGACATATTCGGTTCACCCACCGTTTCCATCCTGGCTTCCAACTTCGTCGGTCGTTATCTCACAATTCAG AATACTTATGGGTCGGGAGCAAAAGCCGTGGCATTGAGAGTGTCCGGCGATATAGTTACGTTTTTGGCgtgcagaatcacatctcacCAAGACACATTGCTTGACCACGTCGGGAGGCATTACTACAGCAACTGCTACATCGAAGGTGACGTGGACTTCATCTTCGGCAATGCTGCTTCTCTCTTTCGG AAATGCCATGTGCATTCGGTGTCGCGAGGAGGAGGATTCATCACGGCCCAACACCGATCATCGCCGTCGGAGAACACAGGCTTCGTCTTCTTGGGCTGCACGATCACGGGCCTCACCAACACTTTCTTGGGCCGACCGTGGGGCCCATATTCGAGGGTCGTCTTCGCCCTCTCTTACATGTCTAGTGCCGTCCTCCCCCAGGGATGGGATGACTGGGGCGACGCATCCAAACAGAG gaCGGCCTACTATGGGCAATATGAATGTTATGGACCGGGGGCCGACACGTCGAAGAGGGTTCCCTGGTCTCGTGTCCTTACTGGTGAGGAAGTGTCGCCCCTCTTGACAACGGATATGGTTGACCAACAAAGCTGGTTCAGAAATGCTCCATCTTTGTTCAACTGA